In one Aeromicrobium wangtongii genomic region, the following are encoded:
- a CDS encoding acyl-CoA dehydrogenase family protein: MSEIDVLSSSRVEGAGTGLIDRARGIREILSAEAAGAETNGQLSQRAVEAMVGAGLPWSLVPEKWGGSGVTDIVEMLDVLEEVSYADGSAGWVLMATAFGNDMVGSILDPETAESMVGSETRGIVCGAVAQTGRADRVDGGYKVSGRWQFGSGANYATFFVAGCVGYDRDGRQMTHEGNPAWILPLIPAHDVELLGNWNVSGLQGTASWDYAVNDVFVPDARIIELPSPDIRRQDSVFRLGFLSCVYAQHSGVALGVMKRAFAELASVIAGKKRVGYEGTIGESPVFLYEFARKEAEYRAVRAGTREAFDEVQNSFAKNGSVSDLDMAKLQVTCAWMTQSAMELVAWCHSWGGSASVREPSVLSRCLRDISVAGNHLYVDRINLVGGAGRILHDWRE, encoded by the coding sequence TGAGATCCTCTCAGCCGAGGCGGCTGGCGCCGAAACGAACGGGCAACTGAGCCAACGCGCCGTGGAGGCCATGGTAGGGGCCGGGCTTCCGTGGTCCCTTGTTCCGGAAAAATGGGGCGGAAGCGGCGTCACTGACATCGTTGAGATGCTCGATGTTCTCGAGGAGGTCTCGTACGCCGACGGCTCGGCAGGATGGGTCCTGATGGCCACGGCCTTCGGAAATGACATGGTGGGTTCCATTCTGGATCCCGAGACCGCTGAGTCGATGGTGGGATCTGAGACCAGGGGGATCGTTTGCGGCGCAGTCGCGCAGACCGGCCGCGCCGATCGTGTAGATGGCGGGTACAAAGTGAGCGGTCGCTGGCAGTTTGGCAGCGGAGCGAACTATGCAACCTTCTTCGTTGCAGGCTGCGTGGGCTACGACCGTGACGGGCGGCAGATGACTCATGAGGGGAACCCGGCGTGGATCCTCCCGCTCATTCCGGCCCACGACGTTGAGTTGCTCGGTAACTGGAACGTTAGCGGTTTGCAGGGAACGGCAAGTTGGGACTATGCGGTCAATGACGTGTTCGTTCCGGATGCACGCATCATCGAATTGCCGTCGCCCGACATTCGGCGCCAAGATTCAGTTTTCCGCCTCGGCTTCCTCTCGTGCGTCTACGCTCAGCACTCAGGCGTTGCCCTTGGCGTTATGAAGCGCGCGTTCGCGGAACTAGCCTCAGTCATTGCGGGCAAGAAGCGGGTCGGGTACGAAGGAACGATCGGTGAATCGCCGGTGTTCCTTTATGAGTTTGCTCGAAAGGAAGCCGAGTATCGCGCGGTTCGCGCTGGCACGCGTGAGGCCTTCGACGAAGTACAGAACAGTTTTGCGAAGAACGGGTCAGTCAGCGATCTCGATATGGCCAAACTCCAGGTCACGTGTGCCTGGATGACGCAGTCGGCGATGGAGTTGGTTGCCTGGTGCCACTCGTGGGGAGGATCTGCCAGTGTCCGAGAGCCCAGTGTGCTGTCGCGGTGCCTTCGTGACATTTCAGTCGCCGGCAATCATCTCTACGTCGATCGCATCAACCTTGTCGGCGGCGCAGGCCGGATTCTTCACGACTGGCGAGAGTGA
- a CDS encoding zinc-binding dehydrogenase, which yields MPGVGTKKLVRHVSFDSSAGVSLASSPLGRAPEGGLLARVTMAGVCGTDAHRIRGALAPTPEPVSFGHEAVGVVIEVGAGTVADWVGSPIAVGDRIVWFPASGCRRCYACIVLRNESMCEGRAWPPPSATPNAAGFREVAVLHPHIVFRKIDSSVPDEALVAFGCALPTAVAGVERLGGIPVAGNVVVQGSGPVGLAFVLLARLAGARNIILIGAPSARLALGVSLGATAVFDIATTSVAERRAAVLEVTGGRGSEVVIEAAGQLTAFPEGLNLVARSGRYLIAGLYAGDATVDFNPVAVNRGNLSMLGSLVVNAEHMLRAVELVDMYHETFDFKRFVDQRFSLSSTHAAIDSMARGMATKVVIVP from the coding sequence ATGCCAGGAGTTGGGACGAAGAAGCTCGTGCGGCACGTGTCATTTGACTCGTCGGCGGGTGTATCCCTTGCGTCGTCGCCGCTCGGCAGGGCCCCGGAAGGAGGACTTCTGGCTCGCGTCACCATGGCGGGCGTATGTGGGACAGATGCTCACCGGATTCGAGGAGCACTCGCACCCACGCCCGAACCAGTTTCCTTCGGTCATGAAGCGGTCGGAGTGGTGATTGAAGTTGGAGCGGGGACGGTCGCCGATTGGGTTGGATCACCCATCGCCGTGGGTGATCGCATCGTCTGGTTCCCGGCCAGCGGATGTCGAAGGTGTTATGCATGCATCGTTTTGCGCAACGAAAGCATGTGCGAGGGACGAGCATGGCCTCCTCCGTCGGCAACGCCAAATGCAGCTGGCTTTCGCGAGGTGGCGGTTCTCCATCCGCATATCGTGTTCAGAAAAATTGACAGTTCAGTGCCTGATGAAGCGTTGGTGGCATTCGGTTGTGCCCTGCCGACCGCTGTCGCAGGTGTGGAGCGTCTTGGCGGGATTCCCGTCGCCGGCAATGTGGTCGTCCAAGGCTCGGGCCCTGTTGGACTGGCGTTCGTCCTTTTAGCCCGCCTAGCGGGCGCTCGTAACATCATCCTTATCGGGGCGCCGTCCGCGCGACTCGCACTGGGTGTGTCATTGGGTGCGACGGCGGTGTTCGATATCGCAACGACGAGTGTCGCGGAGCGCCGGGCGGCCGTGCTCGAGGTGACTGGCGGACGCGGGTCAGAGGTGGTGATCGAGGCGGCCGGCCAACTGACGGCATTCCCGGAGGGACTGAATCTCGTCGCTCGCAGCGGGCGCTACTTGATCGCGGGGCTGTACGCGGGGGACGCAACTGTCGACTTCAACCCGGTGGCGGTGAACCGCGGCAACCTATCGATGCTTGGGAGCCTCGTGGTCAACGCGGAACATATGCTCCGGGCAGTCGAGCTGGTCGACATGTACCACGAGACCTTTGACTTCAAGCGGTTCGTCGACCAGCGGTTCTCGCTCTCGAGCACCCACGCGGCCATTGATTCGATGGCTCGCGGCATGGCCACAAAGGTCGTCATTGTGCCCTGA
- a CDS encoding cyclase family protein, giving the protein MTTETNSWGRWGADDERGALNKLTEENVMSAVRAIATGRSYQLAIPIQHAGTPVLDYRGAPHRLTLSSCHDPEMFSGYGAPAGTGANEDILMIACHNGTHMDSLSHVFADDKIYNGFAAETFKPNSGASRAGIEKCGPVIGRAVFLDIAELHGVSSLAADVVITADDIIAAERRQEVEIRPGDIVLLRTGWMEAYFEATSRGETLPFEQPGIGKSASKLLVERDVAVVGSDNWAVESIPSDGGFLEAHIELQVRHGIPFIEGLTLGELSRDKAGYGFFVASPLPITGASGSPVNPVFIA; this is encoded by the coding sequence GTGACCACAGAAACCAATAGTTGGGGGCGCTGGGGTGCCGACGACGAGCGAGGCGCGCTTAACAAGCTGACGGAAGAGAACGTTATGTCGGCTGTGCGCGCAATTGCCACCGGTCGCTCCTATCAGCTGGCCATTCCGATCCAGCACGCAGGAACTCCTGTTCTGGACTATCGCGGAGCTCCGCACAGACTCACGCTATCCAGTTGTCACGATCCTGAGATGTTCTCGGGGTACGGAGCGCCAGCTGGCACTGGCGCGAACGAGGACATCCTGATGATCGCCTGCCACAACGGCACCCACATGGACTCGCTCTCCCACGTATTTGCAGACGACAAGATCTACAACGGATTCGCCGCTGAAACGTTTAAGCCGAATTCGGGTGCATCTCGCGCAGGAATCGAGAAGTGTGGTCCGGTCATCGGGCGGGCTGTGTTCTTGGATATCGCTGAGCTTCACGGCGTGTCCTCCCTGGCCGCGGATGTCGTCATCACGGCCGACGACATTATCGCTGCTGAGCGGCGACAGGAGGTCGAGATTCGACCTGGCGACATCGTGTTGTTGCGTACGGGCTGGATGGAGGCGTATTTCGAGGCGACCTCCCGCGGTGAAACCCTGCCGTTTGAACAGCCGGGAATTGGCAAGTCGGCGAGCAAGCTACTGGTCGAACGCGACGTCGCTGTGGTTGGTTCCGACAACTGGGCGGTCGAATCGATCCCGTCAGACGGTGGCTTCCTCGAGGCGCACATCGAGCTGCAGGTTAGGCACGGTATCCCATTCATCGAGGGCCTGACACTTGGGGAACTGAGCCGCGACAAGGCGGGCTACGGCTTCTTTGTCGCAAGTCCCCTACCCATTACCGGCGCAAGCGGTTCGCCGGTCAATCCGGTCTTCATCGCGTGA